GGCCTTGAGCATGTTCAGCGCCTTCAGACCGTCACTGGCGATGTGCATTTTCACCCCGAGCTGGCCAAGGGTGTCGCGCAGTTGCGAAAGCGCCACGTTGGAGTCGTCCACCAGCAGCACTTCGCGGCCACGGGCACGCTCCAGCACCGGATCATCGAGCTTGTCACGCGAGACCTTGGCGTTGTACGGGACGATTTCGGCGAGGACTTTCTCGACGTCGATGATTTCCACCAATTGATCGTCAACCTTGCTGATTGCAGTCAGGTAGTGCTGGCGGCCAGCACTGGTCGGCGGCGGCAGAATGGCTTCCCAGTTCATGTTGACGATGCGATCCACGCCACCGACGAGGAAAGCCTGCACCGAACGGTTGTACTCGGTGACGATGATGGTGCTGTTCGGGCCCGGCACCAGCGGGCGCATGCCGATCGCCTGAGACAGATCGATCACCGGCAGCGTCTGCCCACGCAGGTTGACCACGCCGCAGACAAACGGGTGACGCTGTGGCATCAGGGTCAACTTCGGCAGTTGGAGAACTTCCTGAACCTTGAACACGTTGATCGCGAACAATTGGCGTCCGGCCAGTCGAAACATGAGAATTTCCAGGCGATTCTCACCCACCAGTTGCGTGCGTTGGTCTACCGTGTCGAGAATGCCGGCCATCAATGACTCCTGGGCTTGTTCTGATGAATTCACTACTAAGTGGGGTTATCGGCTGTTTATGGCGATTCTTGATCCCCACAAAATTCACCATCAAAATGCCACACATGGGCATTGATGTCACATTAACATCATGGTTTACTGACCCGGTGTTTTCATCTGCTACATTCTCTTCTGGCGCGACCACAGTTTGCGCCACAGGTTCCCGCGCGTAAGGGAATCCCCTAGGAACAATCAGGCCCAACCTGATGTTCGCAATATCCAATAGCCATTAATGTGACGCCATTCTCATTGCATGAACGGAGTCAGGCTATTGTGTGCGATCGCAGGTCAGTGGAACCCCACCCTCTGGAAAACCTCAGCCAGTGCAATTGCACGGTGGGGCGCGATCTCCCGACGATCCACGAACGTCGACACACACGGCATTCCCTCATCAGACATGACGCTGTGGAGATAAGCATGCCAATCGACCGTAAAGACTGGGCGCAACGCTTTCCCGAATTCCTCGTCGAAGCTGAAACACTCCTGGCCAAGTCCGAAGAGTGCCTGAGCCACCTGCAATTGATCAGCAACGACAAAGACGCCATCGACTGCATGCGCAACACCCTGCTCAAACTGGCGAGTCGGGCTGAAGCGTTGGCACTGGAGGCGATCTCCGAGTTTTCCCTGCATATCCACAGCCTGCTCGACCACGCGCCGGATCATATCGATCTGCACGCACAGGCGCTGAATGCGCTGCAGGACTGTTTCACCCTGATGGCCTGGCAGATTGAACTGGTCGATCACAATACCGGCCAATTGAGCCTGGATGGCAGCGAACAAACCTCACTGATCGAAGCTTTCGCGTTTCAGGTCGGTCAAAACCAGTTCAAGCCACCGCTCCGGCCCCAGCCGGTTTCGCTGTTGTCTTATTCCGAGCGTCAGGCGTGATCCGCCGCATTCAAAGCGTAAATCCAGGCTGAAGACGGGAATCGCTGAATGTCGCAATTGAATAGTTCATACCTGCCAGCGACAATTCGAATTAAATAATCACACCTGACACCAGCGGATATTCTGCCGCGGCCTCAGGGTTTGCCTGTATCTGTGTAACGATCAACTTCGAACCACACGGATCTCTACCAAGCACAATAAAACGACATTTTCCATAATGGAACTCACGTCCAACATGACGTATTTCCTGACTCATTGGACATATATGGCAAACGCGACCAACGGTATCTTAAGTGGTATTATGCCGACCGTTAGTTGCTTTCAACTACTGGCACAGTGATTCAGCGACTGTCATCCAACGAACTTGATGGTCGAATATCGTTCACTGTACTTCGTTAAAATCAATAACATAATTGACAGCATTTTCAGACAGAGATCCGCCAGCCACCGGCCGGTCTGCCCGTAGCGAACATCCATTGGCTCCATCCGTTATGTACGCCAGCCTCAAGTCAATCATCAAATGGCCACCGTCCCGGGAAAATGCACGCCGGTTCACTCTCATATTGAGTGTCATCGCCGCCGCTGGCAGCCTGCTGACCTACGGATTGTCTGCTCCGCTCTCACTGGGTCTGCTGCTGTTGAATATTGCCGCCACTGCTTGTGTCTGGGTGCAATATCGACTGTCGCGCAAATCGATCAAGTTTCAGCCTCAGGAACTCGCCGACCGTTTGCTGGAAGTCCAGGAAAACGAACGCCACCGTCTCAGCCGTGAACTGCACGACGATATCGGCCAGTTACTGACAGCGGCCAAGCTGCAAAGTGAATGGCTGAAAAAACGCCTGCCAGCCGACTTGCAAGCGCAATGCTCGACACTCTGCGACACCCTTGATGAAACCCTCAACAAGGTGCGCGATGTTTCCGCCATTCTCAATCCGCGCCAACTGACCAGCCTCGGGCTGGAGGCCAGTCTGCGCGCGCACCTGCTCAAGACCCTGGCGAACACCTCGGTGCACTGGAGCCTCGATTGCCAGCAACGGCTCAATGGCATTCCGGAAGAAATGGCGGTCGCTGCCTTTCGCATTGCCCAGGAAGCGGTCACCAACATTCTGCGTCACGCGCAGGCCAGCAATCTGCTGATCCGCGTGCAACGCTTGCCAAAAGGCCTGACGCTGTTGATCAGCGACGACGGCCAAGGCTTTGCGCCTGCCGCGGATCCGGGCCGGGAAGGACAGCGCGGAATGGCCGGGATGGCCGAAAGGATCGAACAGTTGGGCGGCACGCTGAACGTCATCAGCGAGCCGGGCAAAGGCACTCAAATCGAAGCACTATTCCCCTGGGCGCCCCGTGCACTCGAGCGGGCCAGTACGAATAAGGTTATGCGTTGACTTGTAACTTACTTCTGGTGGATGACCACTCGCTGATCAGGGCCGGCGTGCGCGCTCTGGTGCTCGATATTCCCGGTTACGCGGTCGTTGGCGAAGCCAGCGACGGCTCGCAGTTGCTCGAAATGGTCGAGCAACTGGCGCCCGACATCGTGTTGCTGGATATCTCGATGAAGGAAACCGGTGGCCTGGAAGCCTTGCAACGGCTCAAGCGGGTGCGCCCGCAAAGCAAGGTGCTGATTCTCTCGATGCACACCGATCCGGCGCTGATCATGCAGGCGCTGGAGTCCGGCGCGCACGGTTACCTGCTCAAGGACACCACGGCCACCGAGCTTGAACACGCCCTCGAAGCCTTGCGTAATAACGAGCGCTACTTGAGCCCGGCCATCGCCCACACCGTGATCAACCAGGCGCTGACGCGCACGCAGAAAAACCAGCCGGAAGTCGCCGACTCGCACAATCTGACGGCACGCCAGCTGGAAATCCTGCGGTTGATCGTACGCGGCAAATCCACTCGGGAGATCGCCAACGGCCTGGGCCTGAGCATCAAGACCGTCGAAACCCACCGCTCGCAGATCATGAAACGCCTGCAGATCTACGACGTGGCGGGTCTGGTGCTGTTCGCGGTGCGCGAACAGATCATCAGTCTGGACGACTGATCGAACCCGCGCCGCCCAACAGCGGCGAATGCTCCGGCAAATGCACCTGCAAGGCGGCGGGGCGCGCCTCGAAACGCAGGCTGTCGCCATCCAGCGGCTCGCCGTCAAGGTTGATGCTCAGCCCCTCGGCGACCTTGATTTCGACCCAGGGCAAACGGGCCCGGACAAACATATTGTCGAGGCCGAAGCCGTCGCTGAGCAGGTTCTTCAGCGTGCCCACCAACTCCTGTGGCGCCGGCAGAATACTGATGTCCAATAGACCATCGTCCGCCAGTGCCTGCGGGCACAAGACGTGTCCGCCGCCTGCCTGACGACCGTTGCCGATGCCCAATGCGAGCAGCTCGCCGCTCCAGTGAAAGTCCGGCCCTTGCAGTTCACCGTAAGCCGCGTGCAGCTCACTGAAGCGCGACAAACCGGTGAACAGATAGGCGGCCCCGCCGAGCACTTTTTTCAGATCTTCAGAGGTATTGGCCGTGACCTGGCTGCCGAAACCACCCGTCGCCATGTTCAGGAAAATCTGCCCACCGACTTCGCCCAGGTCAATCTTGCGCGGTGGCACGTCCAGCATTTCCAGTGCTTCGGCCGGCTCCAGCGGGATCCCCGCCGCGCGGGAAAAATCGTTAGCCGTTCCTAGCGGCAACAGCACCAGACTGGCCTCGTCCGGATGCGCGGCAAGCGCTTCAGCGATATCGCGCAACGTGCCATCTCCGCCTCCGGCGATGATCTTCCGATAGCCACTCGCCAGTGCTTCTTCCACCAGACGCTGAGCGTCACCGGCCTCCCAGGTCAGCCTTACGGCCAATTCCCAGCCCTGCTTGCGTTTGCCTTCGACGGCGGCGCGAACCGCCTCATTGAGTGCCTGCTTGCCATGCAGAATCAACAGCGCCCTGCGTTCACTCATTACGGTCACTCCCCAAGATTGAATCGGTATGAAACATCTTGACCACTGGTGCAGGCAAAAAAGCCATGGGAACACCATTTAATTCAAGCGACTGACCTGTTGCGTCCTACGCGACGGTATTTTTTCTTACAACATGTGAGGAATCGGCTCAATTGACCGGACACGATCCTTGATTCACCTTGTGCAGGTGGTATCAATTTTCGATTCAACAACACAAGGATGTGCAGGTAATGATTGGATACACCCTCGGAGCTGTTGGCAGTCTGGATGACGGGAAGGCCGGTGCGCTTACATTTGAAACAGCCGATGGACATTTCCATGCCAAGCCATGAAGCCAGAATTGCAAATAGTCCAGTTGCCCCTCTGGACGAAAGTCGCGCCAGTCACAAATCCGATTTCAGAAAGAACGCCAGAACCGCTGGAGAAGTTGATATGGAACCGCGCGTGACCGAACTGGAAACCCACCTCAAATACATTCGTCGGGATATGGACGAAGTTCGCGGGGATGTAAAGACCATCAAGCACCGTCTCGCCTATTCGGCGGGTGCGACGGCGGTGGTCCTGGGACTGCTGGGATGGGTTGCCAACAGCCGGTTCGATCAGTTGGTCACACTGATGAGCCATTGACAGAGGAATGCAGGCATCGACGCGGTATCGGTCGAGCCTGCAATTACCGGAAGCGGATCAGCCGAGCAGGTCGCTCAGGGGAATGAACCCGACCTCATCGCCTTCTACCAGCGTGCGGCCTTCCAGCACCTCTACCAGACCATCCGCCCAGGCCGCGCTGCGCAGCACACCGGAGCTTTGATTGCGGTAGATGATCGCCCGCCCCTGCTCGAGACGACCGCGCAGGTATTCGCGCCGATTGCCGGCCACAGGCCAGACAAAACCTGCCGGAACCGTAAACTTCAGGGGTTCGACATCCTGTACGCCCTGACGCCGCAACAAGTAGGGCCGCGTGAGCAGAGCAAAGGTCACCAGCGTCGAAGCGGGGTTGCCCGGCAGGCCGATGACCGGCACCTTGCGAAAATGACCGAATGTCAGCGGCTTGCCCGGTTTGATGGCCAGTTTCCACAGCGCCAGCTCGCCCTCTTCCCGCAATGCGATGCCAAGAAAATCCGCTTCACCGACCGACACGCCTCCGGTCGAGAGAATCAGGTCGACACCCTGCAAGTCGCCAAGGCACGCCCGCGTGGTCGCCAGATCGTCCGGAAGAATACCGGCATCAATCAC
The Pseudomonas fluorescens genome window above contains:
- a CDS encoding chemotaxis protein CheV; translation: MAGILDTVDQRTQLVGENRLEILMFRLAGRQLFAINVFKVQEVLQLPKLTLMPQRHPFVCGVVNLRGQTLPVIDLSQAIGMRPLVPGPNSTIIVTEYNRSVQAFLVGGVDRIVNMNWEAILPPPTSAGRQHYLTAISKVDDQLVEIIDVEKVLAEIVPYNAKVSRDKLDDPVLERARGREVLLVDDSNVALSQLRDTLGQLGVKMHIASDGLKALNMLKAWADTGVNMTDKLLMVFTDAEMPEMDGYRLTTEIRNDPRLRGLYVVLHTSLSGSFNDSMVKKVGCDNFLSKFQPDKLVDVVRQRLMLDEVPA
- a CDS encoding sensor histidine kinase, which codes for MYASLKSIIKWPPSRENARRFTLILSVIAAAGSLLTYGLSAPLSLGLLLLNIAATACVWVQYRLSRKSIKFQPQELADRLLEVQENERHRLSRELHDDIGQLLTAAKLQSEWLKKRLPADLQAQCSTLCDTLDETLNKVRDVSAILNPRQLTSLGLEASLRAHLLKTLANTSVHWSLDCQQRLNGIPEEMAVAAFRIAQEAVTNILRHAQASNLLIRVQRLPKGLTLLISDDGQGFAPAADPGREGQRGMAGMAERIEQLGGTLNVISEPGKGTQIEALFPWAPRALERASTNKVMR
- a CDS encoding response regulator, which codes for MTCNLLLVDDHSLIRAGVRALVLDIPGYAVVGEASDGSQLLEMVEQLAPDIVLLDISMKETGGLEALQRLKRVRPQSKVLILSMHTDPALIMQALESGAHGYLLKDTTATELEHALEALRNNERYLSPAIAHTVINQALTRTQKNQPEVADSHNLTARQLEILRLIVRGKSTREIANGLGLSIKTVETHRSQIMKRLQIYDVAGLVLFAVREQIISLDD
- the yegS gene encoding lipid kinase YegS, encoding MSERRALLILHGKQALNEAVRAAVEGKRKQGWELAVRLTWEAGDAQRLVEEALASGYRKIIAGGGDGTLRDIAEALAAHPDEASLVLLPLGTANDFSRAAGIPLEPAEALEMLDVPPRKIDLGEVGGQIFLNMATGGFGSQVTANTSEDLKKVLGGAAYLFTGLSRFSELHAAYGELQGPDFHWSGELLALGIGNGRQAGGGHVLCPQALADDGLLDISILPAPQELVGTLKNLLSDGFGLDNMFVRARLPWVEIKVAEGLSINLDGEPLDGDSLRFEARPAALQVHLPEHSPLLGGAGSISRPD